The DNA window GTCGACCGCGTCCAGGACACGGCTCCCGACGAGGACCTGGCCCGGCTTGGCTTCGCCGCAGAGCCGGAAGGCGAGGTTGGTCACGGTCCCGATCGCCCCGTAGTCCCAGCGGCCCTCGAAGCCGATGGCGCCGATGGTCGCATACCCCTGAGCGACACCGACCCCGATGTGGAGATCATATCCCCGCTTGCGCCACTTGGCGGCGAGCTCCGTCACCTGGTCGCGCATGGCCAGGGCCATGCGGACCGCCCGCTCGGCGTGGTCGGGCACGGGAACGGGGTCGTTGAAGAACACCATCATGCCGTCGCCGGCGAAACGCTCGAGAGTGCCGCCGTGGGCCAGCACCTGGGTGCCCATCGCGGCGTGGTATTCCCGGAGGACCCCCATGACCTCTTCCGGCTCGGCAGTCTCCGCGAAGGCCGTGTAGCCCCGGAGATCCAGGAAGACCACCGTCACCTCCCGGCGGTGGCTCTTGAGCGGGTCCTCGGTGCCCCCGGCCACGATCAGCTCGGCGAGCTGGGGCGAGAAGAAGCGCTTGAGCCGGCCGAGGCGCTCGAGCTGGGTCACCTGATCCTGCACGCGCTGCTCGAGAGTCCGGTTCCACTCGGCGAGCTGGGCCGCCTGCGTCTGGACCGTGTCGTAGAGCTGCTTGATCCGGAGGAGCGAGCGCACCCGAGCCAGGAGCTCCGGCTGGTTGATCGGCTTGGTCAGGAAGTCGTCGGCACCGGCCTCGAGCCCCTTGAGGCGCTCCTGGCCCGGGTCGAGCGCGGTGACCATCACCACCGGGAGGATCCCCGCCGCGGGGGTCTCCCGGATCTTCCGGCAGACCTCGTAGCCGCTCATGCCCGGCATCACCACGTCGAGCAGCACGAGATCCGGCGACTCCTTGTCGACACGTTCCAGGGCCTCGGGACCCGAGGCCGCCGTCACGACGGCGTAACCCTTGGCCGTCAGGAGATCGGCCAGGAGCTTGACGTTCTGAGGAGTGTCGTCGACCACCAGGACCTTGGCCGGGGTGCTCATCGAGCCCCTCCCCCGCTCTGCTGACGATCCAGCATCGCCCGCACCGCCTCCAGAAACCCCTTCACGTTGATCGGCTTCGACTGATACCCGTCGAACCCGGCGGCCATGATCTGCTGGCGGTTGTGCGTCATGGCGGACGCGGTCACCGCCAGGACGGGGATGTCCCGGGTCCGCGGGTCGGCTCGGAGGTGGCCCAGGGCCGCGATCCCGTCCATCCCCGGCAGCTGGATGTCCATCAGGATCAGGGCCGGCCGGTGCTCCTGGGCGAGCCGGATCCCGTCCTCGGCCGCCTCGCACTCGAGCGTCCGGTAGCCCTTGACCTGAAGCACGTCGCGCACGAGCTTCCGGTTCTTCTCGTGGTCTTCGACGATGAGGATCAGCTCGCCGGCCATGCTCGCAAGGGCAGCGTGAAGGTGAACGTGGACCCCCGGCCCACTTCGCTCTTGACCCAGATCCGCCCGCCGTGCAGCTCCACGAACTTCCTGGCCAGGCTGAGCCCGAGCCCGGTCCCCTCGCGCTTGCGCGCGTAGTCGCTGCCGACCTGGCGGAACTCCTCGAAGATCGCCTCCTGATCCTCGGGGGCGATCCCGATCCCCGTGTCGGTGACCGAGATCTCGACGAAGCCGTCGGCCGGAACCGCCGCCACGTCGATCCGGCCGCCCTCCGGGGTGAACTTGAGCGCGTTGGACAGGAGATTGAGGAGGACCTGCTTGACCTTGCGCTCGTCGGCCACCACGGCGCCCAGCCGCTCGTCGACGGCGAGGTGGAGGGCGAGGCCGTGGCGCTCGGCCCGCTCCCGGATCAGCGCGAGGGCAGTCTCCAGGGCCACCGGGAGGCTGAAGGAGCCGAGCTCCAGCTCCATGCGCCCCGCTTCGACCTTGGACAGGTCCAGGATGTCGTTGATGAGCGAGAGGAGGTGGCGCCCGGAGGCGTGGATGTCCTGCATGTATTCGAGCTGCTTGTCGTTCAGCTCCCCGAACATGCGCTCCGACAGCACCTCCGAGAACCCGATGATGGCGTTGAGGGGCGTCCGCAGCTCGTGGGACATGTTGGCCAGGAACTCCGACTTGTGGCGGCTGGCCGTCTCGAGCTGGCGGCTCTTGTCCTCCAGCTCGCGGAAGAGGCGCGCGTTCTGGATGGCCAGCGCGGACTGGGTGGCGAAGGTCTTCAGCAGGTCCACCACCTGGGGCGCGAACTCGCCAGGGGTCTTGCGAGCCAGCACGAGGCCCCCGATGATCTGGTTCTCGCGCAGGAGGGGCACGGCCAGGAGGGCTCGAATACCCGAGCGCGTCGCGAACTCGCGCACGGGACCGCCGTAAGCCCCCTCGTGCAGGACGTCCGGGATCTGGATCGGCTCCCGGGCCACGGCCGCCTGGCCCACCGCGCCTTCGCCGGGACGGAGCGGATGGCTCCGGAGCGCCTCGACCAGCGCCTCGTCGAACTTGTGCGTCGTCCGCAGGCGCATCACCCCCGACGGCTCGTCGTACTCGTAGATGGCGCCGCCGTCGGTGCCGGAGAGCTGGTCCGCGTTGGCGACGATGGTGGTGAGCACGGTCTCGAGATCGAGCGTGGAGCTGACGGCCTGGCCGACGTCGCCGAGCGCCCGTAGCTCCTCCACGGACCGCCCGAGCTCGCGCGTCCGCGCCTGCAACTCCTGGAACAGCCGCACGTTCTCGATGGCGATGACGGCCTGGGCGGCGAAGGTCTTCACCAGCTGGATCTGCTTCTCCGAGAAGGGCCGCACCTCGAGACGCAGGATCGTGATGGCGCCAATCGGGACG is part of the Candidatus Methylomirabilota bacterium genome and encodes:
- a CDS encoding response regulator, whose protein sequence is MAGELILIVEDHEKNRKLVRDVLQVKGYRTLECEAAEDGIRLAQEHRPALILMDIQLPGMDGIAALGHLRADPRTRDIPVLAVTASAMTHNRQQIMAAGFDGYQSKPINVKGFLEAVRAMLDRQQSGGGAR
- a CDS encoding ATP-binding protein, giving the protein VPIGAITILRLEVRPFSEKQIQLVKTFAAQAVIAIENVRLFQELQARTRELGRSVEELRALGDVGQAVSSTLDLETVLTTIVANADQLSGTDGGAIYEYDEPSGVMRLRTTHKFDEALVEALRSHPLRPGEGAVGQAAVAREPIQIPDVLHEGAYGGPVREFATRSGIRALLAVPLLRENQIIGGLVLARKTPGEFAPQVVDLLKTFATQSALAIQNARLFRELEDKSRQLETASRHKSEFLANMSHELRTPLNAIIGFSEVLSERMFGELNDKQLEYMQDIHASGRHLLSLINDILDLSKVEAGRMELELGSFSLPVALETALALIRERAERHGLALHLAVDERLGAVVADERKVKQVLLNLLSNALKFTPEGGRIDVAAVPADGFVEISVTDTGIGIAPEDQEAIFEEFRQVGSDYARKREGTGLGLSLARKFVELHGGRIWVKSEVGRGSTFTFTLPLRAWPAS
- a CDS encoding response regulator, producing the protein MSTPAKVLVVDDTPQNVKLLADLLTAKGYAVVTAASGPEALERVDKESPDLVLLDVVMPGMSGYEVCRKIRETPAAGILPVVMVTALDPGQERLKGLEAGADDFLTKPINQPELLARVRSLLRIKQLYDTVQTQAAQLAEWNRTLEQRVQDQVTQLERLGRLKRFFSPQLAELIVAGGTEDPLKSHRREVTVVFLDLRGYTAFAETAEPEEVMGVLREYHAAMGTQVLAHGGTLERFAGDGMMVFFNDPVPVPDHAERAVRMALAMRDQVTELAAKWRKRGYDLHIGVGVAQGYATIGAIGFEGRWDYGAIGTVTNLAFRLCGEAKPGQVLVGSRVLDAVD